Proteins encoded together in one Peribacillus asahii window:
- the rlmD gene encoding 23S rRNA (uracil(1939)-C(5))-methyltransferase RlmD: MTNDQLEVNQTFPLTIKRLGINGEGVGYFKKKVVFVPGALPGEEIVAVATQVQPKFSEAKIKTIRKSSPHRIQAPCPIYAECGGCQLQHLSYSQQLVEKRDIVVQAMERYTKNSISALNIKDTIGMEDPWNYRNKSQYQVGLKEGKLIAGLYGVNSHSLIDIPNCLVQHSATNKVTRTVKKILKNLNIPIYNERKNKGVIRTVITRVGFETGEVQVVLVTGTEDIPQKDKLIKQIRDQLPEVKSIVQNINNKKTSLIFGDKTIHLAGEKVINEILGDLSYELSARTFFQLNPIQTVKLYDEVKKAAALTGEEKVIDAYCGVGTIGLWLSQEAKEVRGMDVIKESIDDAKKNAKRHNRNNVRYEVGKAENVMPRWIKEGWKPDVLVVDPPRTGCDQNLLNTILKVKPKKIVYVSCNPSTLAKDIHELSKLYKVEYMQPVDMFPQTAHVEVVSQIVLKNG; encoded by the coding sequence ATGACAAACGATCAATTAGAAGTGAATCAAACGTTTCCCTTAACAATCAAACGACTCGGCATTAACGGAGAAGGAGTCGGTTATTTTAAAAAGAAAGTCGTCTTTGTTCCAGGTGCGTTACCAGGAGAAGAAATAGTTGCGGTTGCAACGCAAGTTCAACCTAAATTCTCTGAAGCAAAAATTAAAACGATTCGTAAATCATCACCACATCGCATTCAAGCACCATGTCCGATTTATGCGGAGTGCGGCGGCTGCCAGCTGCAACATTTAAGCTATAGCCAACAGCTCGTTGAAAAACGTGACATCGTCGTTCAGGCGATGGAACGATATACGAAAAATTCGATTTCTGCTTTAAATATTAAAGATACAATTGGCATGGAAGACCCGTGGAACTATCGCAACAAAAGCCAATATCAAGTTGGATTAAAAGAAGGCAAGCTCATTGCCGGCTTGTATGGAGTAAACTCACATTCTTTAATCGACATTCCAAATTGTCTCGTGCAGCATTCAGCAACAAATAAAGTAACGCGTACTGTTAAGAAAATTTTAAAAAACCTAAACATCCCTATTTATAACGAACGAAAGAATAAAGGGGTCATTAGAACGGTTATCACTCGCGTAGGTTTTGAAACAGGAGAGGTCCAAGTTGTCCTTGTAACGGGAACAGAAGACATTCCGCAAAAAGACAAGCTGATTAAACAAATTCGTGACCAACTTCCTGAAGTGAAATCCATTGTTCAAAACATTAACAATAAGAAAACATCGCTCATTTTTGGAGATAAAACGATCCACTTAGCTGGTGAAAAAGTCATCAATGAAATACTTGGCGATTTATCCTATGAACTATCAGCACGAACGTTCTTCCAACTGAACCCAATTCAAACTGTGAAGCTCTATGATGAAGTCAAAAAAGCAGCCGCATTGACAGGCGAAGAAAAAGTGATCGATGCGTATTGTGGAGTGGGAACAATTGGACTGTGGCTATCTCAAGAAGCAAAAGAAGTACGCGGCATGGATGTTATCAAAGAATCGATTGATGATGCTAAGAAAAATGCGAAACGTCATAACCGAAACAACGTTCGTTATGAAGTTGGCAAAGCGGAAAATGTGATGCCGCGCTGGATTAAAGAAGGTTGGAAGCCGGATGTTTTAGTCGTCGACCCGCCGAGAACAGGCTGCGACCAAAACTTACTGAACACGATTTTAAAAGTCAAACCGAAGAAAATTGTCTATGTATCCTGTAATCCATCAACCTTAGCGAAGGACATACATGAATTAAGCAAGCTGTACAAAGTGGAATATATGCAGCCTGTGGATATGTTTCCGCAGACGGCGCATGTGGAAGTTGTTTCACAGATAGTTTTAAAAAATGGTTGA
- a CDS encoding NADH dehydrogenase subunit 5, producing MLSSLPEIFFGLLAISVLSGLFLLHPRVPLSFVRLHVGVTLLPPVAALLALVTNHETMIYGPWRLDSLSWLLALFVLTIGFIVQRYSVRYLLGDRSYRKYFALLTITTTADSGVWLSNDLRLLLVCWGVTLLGLTLLIRLKKEWNVARNAAKQSGRLFALGWLILLGAIIWITQATGHWQLSLVLTESSLAQLDSWEKTCINLLLILAVVIPAAQWPFQRWLLDSVVAPTPVSAVMHAGLVNAGGIILTRFSPLFSGDIAQIILLLLSSVSVMIGTGIMLVHVDYKRQLVGSTIAQMGFMLIQCALGAYLAAIIHAVLHGLFKSTLFLQAGSVLHHHEESTSRKNQSTPLVWTITGGILGLLVAIGLWMSAPGEGYQLISALTLGWSVSFAWAQLVAFGSGRIGRIAGFSLLAGAAIVYSLVHDAFYSVLQDTIPKGIQTPAPAAVLLLIILLAGSAAGVWLARHRSSSAYALIYLWLVRLGEPQNDLVESHPKHLTQSFFRGGHLR from the coding sequence ATGTTAAGTTCTCTGCCAGAAATATTTTTTGGATTGCTTGCCATATCGGTGCTTAGCGGGCTATTCCTGTTACACCCAAGGGTTCCGCTGTCTTTTGTTCGGCTTCACGTCGGTGTCACATTGCTGCCCCCGGTCGCTGCTCTGCTGGCCCTTGTTACAAACCATGAGACCATGATTTATGGCCCTTGGCGGCTTGATTCCTTATCATGGCTGCTAGCTTTGTTTGTCCTTACAATCGGTTTTATCGTGCAGCGCTATTCTGTTCGTTACTTACTCGGTGATCGTTCTTATCGAAAATATTTTGCTCTGCTGACGATTACTACTACTGCTGATTCAGGTGTCTGGCTAAGTAATGACCTCCGCCTGCTGCTAGTTTGCTGGGGGGTTACACTCCTAGGACTGACTTTGCTTATAAGATTAAAAAAAGAGTGGAATGTTGCTAGAAACGCTGCTAAGCAATCCGGACGTCTGTTTGCACTAGGCTGGCTTATCCTGTTGGGAGCTATCATCTGGATTACCCAAGCTACGGGGCATTGGCAGCTGTCGCTCGTTCTCACCGAAAGCAGTCTTGCACAGCTTGATTCATGGGAAAAGACGTGTATTAATCTGCTGCTAATCTTGGCTGTCGTAATTCCGGCAGCACAATGGCCTTTCCAACGTTGGCTATTAGATTCGGTAGTTGCTCCAACGCCTGTCTCCGCGGTCATGCATGCAGGATTAGTGAATGCAGGAGGAATTATCTTGACTCGATTTTCACCGCTTTTTAGCGGAGATATAGCCCAAATTATTTTGCTTCTATTGTCCAGTGTTTCAGTCATGATTGGGACGGGAATTATGCTGGTTCACGTTGATTATAAACGGCAGCTGGTCGGTTCTACGATTGCGCAGATGGGGTTCATGTTAATCCAATGTGCATTAGGTGCTTATTTGGCAGCCATTATCCACGCTGTCTTACATGGTCTATTCAAATCAACCCTTTTCTTACAGGCTGGCTCTGTGCTTCATCACCACGAGGAGTCAACCTCTAGGAAGAACCAGTCAACACCATTAGTATGGACAATTACTGGCGGGATTTTAGGCCTCCTGGTGGCAATTGGTCTTTGGATGTCTGCTCCTGGAGAGGGTTATCAATTGATAAGCGCTCTTACTTTAGGATGGTCCGTTTCATTTGCCTGGGCCCAGCTCGTAGCTTTTGGATCCGGACGTATCGGGCGCATAGCAGGATTTTCTTTGCTTGCAGGAGCGGCTATTGTATACAGTTTGGTACATGATGCGTTTTATAGTGTGTTACAAGATACAATCCCGAAAGGAATTCAAACACCGGCACCAGCAGCCGTTTTGCTGCTGATTATCTTATTGGCCGGAAGTGCTGCAGGTGTATGGCTGGCTCG